In the genome of Dyadobacter fermentans DSM 18053, the window ATACTGACGAGCATTGGCTCGGTGAAAGATTACTCCTCGACTGGTGCCCAAATCCTGATGGATCCGGTCGCCAACTGCGAGCCTACCTGAGCCGAGCTGACGGCGAAATCATTTGTCGGCGCAAATAGTAGCCCGCTGTCGTCTTTACGTTAGCAAGTATGGTCGTTGGTCGAAATTCGGTGAACAGATTTTTACAATCCGCTATCTTGCTGGTTTCAAAGGCATCATGGCATTATTCCGTTCATCCATGCATTTCTTCCAGCTCAGAAGATTGGTTCGCCACGTGCTGTTCTGGATTGCATATTAATTGTACGACGGCCCGATCTCGTCCATTATTGAGGCCGATCCATTGTCCCGGATCGTAATCGCGGCCATTGCGATACCGGTCAAGATCGCGGCCACTTACTTTACACTCTATCTGATGACGACCGTGTGTCATGACAAAACCAGGCCGGTCAGATTTTATGCTTACCTGTTTGCATCCATCGTTTTCTTCGGGTTTATGCAGCGGGCCGTCAGTTATAATATCATTTATCCAAAATATTATACTCAGGCGCTCGACGTGCGGGTTGGGTATTTGCCGAAGGTTGAGCCCTTCTAACAGTGGCCCCGGAAATAGCCAAAAGGAAACGGAATAAGTGCCGGGACGCGTAGTCCGCAGGCTGGCGGCCAGCATTGGAATGTCTAATAGCAATAGAAATGCCGCCATTATGCCGTAAGCTTTTGGCGACCTTTTGTGAATCTCGGAAAATGGGGCCACTTATTTAGCTGCGCTTTTGCCGAGTTTTGTTTGTCCAAACATTGCTTTGATAGCGTCTTTCCCGTTGAGAATTCTTTCGAATTCTTATGACTTATATGAAAAAGAGCCGTCAAAACTTGTCTGACGGTTCTCAACGTTTGTATTCTTTCTATTAATGACCTGCGGCAGTTTTGACAGCCAATCGCCCTTTTAAGGCTTGCATGTCTACGTGTACTTACCGTTGCACCAGGCGCAACCAAAACCGCACCCATGATAAAATTTTTAGAAGACTATTGCGCATCAGCGGGTATTTCAGCAGAAGAGGGCATGAAACAATTGATGGCGCAGACCGGTGGAATTCCGATGGGCCGTATGGCAGAGCCCGAAGAGGTTGCCCAACTGGTTCACTTTTTGGTTTCACCTTCAGCAGCGTATCTAACCGGAGCAATTTACGCCATTGATGGAGGCTCTTTGCCGGTTGCCAGTTAAAGTTTAGGAAGATTATGCAAAAGCTTTCGCCCGGACAGGAAAACCCGCAGCCAAAGACGTTCCCGCATGGCCAGCTTACGATCTCAAAGAGCGGCCTACCATGCGGATAGATACCAAATGCGAAGTGATCAATAACCGGTTCAGCGAAGAGCTGGCCATGTGGAGGTCGATCGGTAAGGTCTAGTCGCCCACTTACTTTTTAACCTAAACCATTAGGAATTTGTGATGAACTCAAAGATATACGTGGCCCTTTTCGCATTCATTTTCGGCGCAATGCATTTGGCTGCCCAACCCGCTACCAACCCAATAGATGTCTCCCGGGAGCTGAGCAACGATCTTCAACAAAAGCCCTGGAAAGCGCAATGGATCACCGGGCCGGGAAGCCGGTCAACCGCTTTAATGCATCGTCGGACCTGACGCTGAAAGAGTATGGTGTCTATAAGTTTAGGAAAACGATCGAGCTCAATGCAAAGCCGGCTTCATTCTTTGTGCATGTTTCGGCAGATAACCGTTACAAGCCTTTTGTCAATGGGAAACATGTCTCGCAAGGCCCGGCGCGGGGAGATCTGTATTTCTGGAATTTTGAAACGGTCGACATTGCACCGTATCTGAATGCGGGGAGCAATACGGTCGCTGCGGTGGTTTGGAATGAAGGCCGGTCAAACCGGAATCCCAAATCACTTACTTGACCGGTTTCATTCTGCAAGGCAACACCGCGGCGGAGGAAATCCTGAACACGAACGATAGTTGGAAAACCATTAAGGATGAAAGCTATCATCCTCTGTCCGTACGAGCGCTAGGTTACTATGTGGCAGGTCCGGCCGAGCTGGTAGACATGAACAGCCATGTAAGTGGTTGGGAAAAACCTGTATTTGACGATGGCAAATGGGTAAAGGCCCGTCAGATCGGGCCGGGACTTACCAAAGATGCGGCTGTGAATTCGATGGGCTGAATGCTGGTACAATCGCAAATTCCTCAAATGGAGATGACTGTGGAGCGCCTCGCCGCCACACGCCAATCGGACGGCGTTCAAGTACCGACCGCATTTCCCGGAACGAAAACGAGCGTGCGGATTCCGGCAAACACAAAAGCCACCATTTTACTCGATCAGGGACATCTGACTAACGCTTACCCGACACTAGAATTCAGCGGAGGTAAAGAGGCCGGCATATCGATCGGCTATGCCGAAGGGCTCTATATCGGCAGCAAGGAAGTGCTCAAAAATCCCCGGCTGCCAATGCTCCCCAAAGGAAACCGCAACGAAGTGGATGGCAAGCTTTTCATCGGCCGCGCCGACAGCATCCGGTCCAATGGCACACCGGGGCAGCAATACATTCCGCTGAGCTGGCGTACTTACCGCTACATTAGGTTGAACATTGAAACAAAAGCCGACCCGCTGGTGATCGACGATATTTATGGCACCTTCACAGGTTACCCGTTTGAACAAAAAGCTAAGCTCGAAACGCCAAATAACGAAATGGGTAAGATGCTGGATATCGAATGGCGTACTGCGCGGCTTTGCGCTTTCGAAACTTACATGGATTGTCCATACTATGAGCAGTTGCAGTACATAGGCGACGCGCGTATCCAGGCATTAGTGTCCATGTACAACGCGGGCGACGACCGGCTTGTCCGCAATGCGCTGACGCTGATGGACCATTCACGCATTGCCGAAGGCATTACGCTGAGCCGCTACCCGACGGACCTGCACCAGCAGATACCGACGTTCTCATTATGGTGGGTCGCGATGCTGCATGACTATTACAAGTACCGCCCCGACAGTCTTTTTATCAAAAACAAACTTCCCGGGGCAAGGCAGGCGCTGTCCTTTTTTGAGCGGTACCAGCAGGCCGACGGCTCTTTGAAAAACGTGCCTTACTGGATTTTTACCGACTGGTCGCAAGGAAAAGGCTGGGATTTTGGTATGGCTCCGGTGGGGAAGAACGGAGAATCGGCGGTGCTGGACATGCAGTTGCTGTGGACATATCAGTTGGCAGCGGAATTGGAGGGCAATCTTGGCTTGAAAGACCTGGCCGCACATTACAGAGCCCGAGCGGCGCAACTTAAAAGGACGATTCAGGCGAAATACTGGGATGCAGGGAAAGGACTTTTCGCCAACACGCCGGAGAAGGATAACTATTCGCAGCATGCCAACACGCTGGCCATCCTTTCGGGCGTTGCGGCACCCGATCAGGCGAAACCTTTGGCTAACAAAATGCTGGCCGACACCACGCTGGCACCTGCATCCATTTACTTCAAATTCTATCTGCATCAGGCGCTGGTGAAGGCAGGGCTCGGCAACGATTACATGAGCTGGCTGGGTAAATGGCGCGAAAATATCGACTCAGGACTGACGACCTGGGCCGAAACTTCCGACGTAAGTACATCCCGGTCCGACTGCCATGCATGGGGATCAAGCCCGAACATCGAATTTTTCAGAACCGTTCTGGGCATCGACAGCGATGCGGCCGGTTTTTCAAAAGTTCTGATCACGCCCCATCTGGGTTCGACCCCTGAAATCAGCGGCGAAATGCCGCATCCCAATGGCACGATATCGGTCCGTTATCAAGTGAAGCAAGGAGCAATGCAGGCTGAAATTAACCTTCCTTCAAGGACTTCGGGCAAATTTATCTGGAAAGGAAAAACGCTTCTTTTGAAGGTGGGAAGAAATTCATTTAAACTTTGATATCCCGCTTAGCGTCAGGTAGTTTCACTATTTTCTCAGGCTTCTGTACTCCTGATCGGTCACGGGAGTAGCCAGGTGACCCTTCCCCTGGCGGTATTGGGAGTGGCAGCGATTTGTACAAACCCGACTTCGGGAGAAGCGCCATGCCAGTGCTCGGTGTTAGGCGGACATTTTATGTTCAGCAATCGAAAGAACAAATTATTGAGATTACAAGAATAGGCAGCAGGCCGTCCGGTAAAGGCCTGGAAGGCTGGTTCACGGGAGCGGTGAGGATCGATCCGCTTTTTAAGCCTAACGATGCACGGCCTGGCGCATCGGCACTGGTTACTTTTGGCCCGGCGTCCTCGCTTTGTACGCCACGCATGACAAGGCGCCCCCGACCCATGTTACGGTTTTTTTGCAGTGTATGCCAGCAAACAGGCTTATGAAGCCCACATAAAAACCACCCATTTTCAAAAATACAAGGCAGGGACGCTCAAAATGGTGAAATCATTACAACTTGTTGACGTCGACCCGATAGCGTTTGGGGCAAAACTAGACATGTTGGATAAGAAATAGGAACGAGCCTGAAAATCGTAGAGCCCCTAGACTTGTTGTCAGGGGCTTTATGGCTGCAATCGAGGATGAACGAGGAATGCAAAAAGGAGAACTTACTACACTAAATTTAAGTTAATTGACGCAATGAGCCAGAAGGAGTGAATAGCCTATTTCTGATTTTAGCTACATTCTCAATGATCCTTGACTTTCTCACTCGACAGTAGTGCATCGTTGTTCTAATACTTCGGTGGCCTAACATTTTGCTGACGTCTTCCAGAGGAACACCATTATTGAGCATCATATTTGCGAAGAAATGCCGAGCATCATGCGTATCTAGCCGCCTGATGTTTCCATTAATATCACGGATTTCACATAGCTGCGCAATGTCTTTCAAATACCCGTTGTAGCGGTAGTTGCTGTTGACAGGGATTAGCCTGCGATTGGAAATGCAGTAAGGATGGCCTTGGTATTTTAATATTAGTTGATCTACGATCGGCAGGATCGGTACCATTTCGCCAACCTCTGTCTTTCCTCGGTGCTTGACAAGCCAGCGTTCTTTTTTAGGCCCGACCAGGACGAGGTTTCAGTGACCTCTGGAAACTGCGTTTGAAGGCCGTTAAAGATACGCTCAACGTCAGTTTGGAGTTGGACTAATTTCTGATTGGCCAGTTTAACTTCGAGTCCTGAGCCAGTGACCTGCTTGACATCCAAGTCCCAAGATGCCGGATTTACTTTCTTGCCTGTTGAAATTTCGGTGTACTTACCGTCGATTGTGATTCTGGCGTAAATAGGAGCTTTGCCGCATACAGCTGCTAACCTGATATTGCTGGTTGAGGTCAACTAACCCAACAGGCATCCGGGCACCCTAAGGATGGTTAAGGTCAATAAAAATCCCCCCAAATCCGAGTATAGTTCACGCCTTATCAGATTATAGGTGTCAAACATCTATCCAATTACAATTTCAAATCAAATGAAAGTTAGTTTAATCAAAGTCCTGACAATCGGGTGCGGAGTGTTGTTAAGCAGTTTGGCTTTTTCTCAATCAAATTTCAGAAGTCCACAGATCGGCATGGGAGTGGTCGTGTCGGATATGGAACGCTCGGTGGATTTCTATGTCAACGGGATCGGAATGGTTAAAACCGGGAAGTTTACGATCGGTGGAGAGTTTGGAAAGAGGGGCGGTTTGACGGGCGGGGATTCCGTTCAGGTCCAGATCCTGAAATTGGAAAACAGCCCGCAGGCCAGTGACTGGAAGCTGATGACTTTCGGCAGGAAAGCCGCACATCCCAAATCTAAGTTCATACAGGATGATACAGGCGTACAATACATCACGATCCAGGTCAAGTCTATGAAAGGGATCATTGATAGACTGAAAGAGCGGAAGGTTACATTTCTGGGCGAATCTCCCACGCCATTGAATAAGGATGCACATTTTCTTCTGGTACAGGATCCTGACGGCACTTTCGTTGAGCTGATCGGACCGATGGATTAATGAGCTGGAATACAACCTTTTTCCTTTCACGTCCTTAGTCTAGGTTGACGCGGATCAGTTCGCCGGCCGACTCCCACATAGCCGCAGAGCGGCTCCCTATTTGTAGAACACGTGTTCGGGTGAAAAGGGCAAAGGCCCAGCGGGGCCTCCTGTGAATCTCCAATCAATCAGGAGGCGCCGCTGGGGCCAAACATTCATAAGTCCATCGGTTTTTTCTATAAACAGGTTGCTCCTCCGGAGCAATGCATTTTGCTGGGTACCTTTCTATTTTACCGCTCCAGTCGCATTCACCGTTCCTACTATCTGTTACCTCGACCTTCTCATCAGCACAACGCTGGCCAGCCTGCTTCAAGCACCTTTTTAGCCCCGGAATGGGGAATTTAGTTCACTTGTAGCAGCGTTTACAATTATCTAATTAACTCGTATTAAGATACTTATATGAAACCTAAATTTCATTCCAACCCCATATCAGTTTAGGAACATTGTTTTCCCGGCCGCCGTCCTTAATTCAATAAGTGCCTTTCCACTTAATTAATAAAAAGCGATGGCAACAATCAAAATCAGAACATCTGAATTCATCGACCGTGGGGTGATCAAGCCGCTTCCGACGGGTTCGTCTTACATGAATGTGGGTTCCACCGAACGGATTGTATCCGCTGCGGTTGGGCTGGCGCTGATGTATTTCGGCTTACGGAAATTTTCGATACCCGGCCTGCTGGCAGGTGCCGCGGGTGCGGCTCTACTTGAAAGAGGCGCTTCCGGCTATTGTCCGGTGAACAATCTCGCACAAAGGGGGCCGGCCAAAAAGCCCGTCGAATCGGCGGAGATTACCAAAAGCCTCACCATCAACAAGCCGAGGACGGAGGTGTATCAGTACTGGCGCAAGCTTGAAAATCTGCCCACATTCATGCAGCATCTTGAATCGGTAAGTCAGACGGACGAAAGAAGGTCGCACTGGGTCGCGCTCATTCCGGGCGGCGTCGGGAAAATTTCCTGGGATGCGGAGATCGTGGAAGAAGTTGAAAATGAAAAGCTGAGCTGGCGATCGGTGCTCTATGCGGCTGTGGATAATTCCGGAGAAGTTTTGTTCAAAGACGCGCCCGGCGACCAGGGGACAGAGATTTACGTGATTATCAAATATTTGCCGCCCGCAGGCGCCATTGGTACTGCCGTTGCCAAGCTCTTCAATCCTGCTTTCAAACAAATGGTGAAAGAGGACCTGCGCCGATTTAAACGGCTCATCGAAACCGGTGAAATTCCTGTTAGCGAAGCGCAGCCATCGGGCAAGAAGGTGAAATTTGGAGATACTACGCACGACAAAATCGAAAAAACCTATGAAAGCCCTTTGTTATAACAGCGTCAAGGACCTGCGCGTGGAAAACGTGCCCGATCCTGAAATCATTAGCCCCAAAGACATGATCGTGCGCGTCACGCTGTCATCGGTATGCGGCTCCGACCTGCACATTATCAATGGATTTATACCCGCCGTGAAAGCCGGCGACGTGCTGGGCCACGAGTTTATGGGCGAGGTCGTCGAAACTGGCCGGGATGTGAAGAAGTTTGTCAAAGGCGACCGCGTGGTGGTGGCATCGGTGATTGCTTGCGGTGAATGCCATTATTGCAACCAGCAAACTTATTCGCTTTGTGATAACTCCAATCCGAATGCCTATTTGCCCGAGAAGATGTTTGGAGATACGCTGGCCGGCATTTACGGCTACACCCACGCTTTCGGCGGGTACGCGGGCAGTCACGCGCAATACATCCGGATTCCTTTTGCCGATAATGGTGCCTTCAAAGTGCCCGAAGGCTTGCAAGATGATTCCGTTATCTTCTGTTCCGATGCATTCCCGACTGGCTATATGGCCGCCGACATGGCGAACATTAAACCAGGAAGCGTGGTGGCAGTATGGGGAGCTGGAGGGGTTGGACAAATGGCGATGCAAAGTGCCTACTTATTGGGTGCCGAAAGGGTAATTGCGATTGATCGGGAGGCATACCGGCTTCGGGTAGCAATAGAAAAGAGTAAAGCCGAAACGCTCAATTTCACCGAAGTGGATGTTTTGGAAGCGCTGAAAGACCTCACCGGAGGCCGCGGCCCCGACTGCTGCATCGATGCGGTGGGCATGGAATCGTCAGGGACAGGCATTGGCTATGCCTACGACAAGGCCAAACAATGGGCAAGAATGGAAAACGACCGGCCGCTAGTCTTACGGGATGCTATCATGGCCTGCCGCAAAGGCGGAACCGTTTCCATTGTTGGTGTTTACAGCGGCTTCGCAGATAAGATACCCATGGGCGCAGCGATGAATAAGGCCCTGACTTTCAGAATGGGGCAAATGCACGGGCCAAAGTATATTCCAAGACTACTCGAACACGTGCAGAACGGCGATGTTGATCCGTCGTTTTTGGTCACCCACAAAATGGGCCTGCACCAGGGGCAGCAAGGTTACGATATGTTCACGCAAAAAGAAGACAATTGCATGCGCGTGGTTTTCGATCCGCAAAAGAGCTTGCAGCCGGCGTGAGAGGGAAGTAAATATTAATGAAAGGGTGTCCTGGTTTTCATCAGGACACGCTCTTTGGGAATAGCCGTGAACTGCAAACATTTTGTCAGTTTGCTGCAGTGTAAAACTGTCAGAAAAAATGTAACAATCCTGAAAAAATTTCAGGCAAATCGAGGTTGGTATGCCCTTTGAAACAAGCGCAATCAGCCAGACGATAGTGGCTGGCCGTAAGTTCTTTAATTCATTTGTTTAACTTTTAAAAAGGAGGTTGATTATGTCACTCATCAAAAGGAACGGGCTATTGCCCCAAACATTCCCAGCGCTGTTCGACGATTTCTTTGGCCGCGAACTTTTTAACTGGGGCAACAATAATTACTCAGCTACCAGCACAACAGTGCCTTCGGTAAACATCCGTGAGACCGGCGACAACTTCGAGGTCGAAATGGCAGCGCCAGGCATGACCAAAAACGACTTCAAGGTCGAGCTGGACGGAAACACGCTCACGATCAGCTCTCAGAAAGAGCAGCGGCAAGAGTCCGATCAGGACGGATACAGCCGCAGGGAGTTTAGCTACCAGTCTTTCCAAAGAAGTTTCGTTCTACCCAAAGACGTGGTCGATGTTGAGCACATTGCGGCAAAATATGAAAACGGCTTACTCCACCTGACGATTCCCAAACAGGAGCAAGCCAAACAAAAAGCCCCGAGGCTGATTGAGATAGCTTAAAAAACGAGAGGGTCTGCTCATTGCAGGCCCTCTTTTTTAATGCGTGGTGACCAAACATTTTTAAGCTGATTTTTATCCCAGATCCCATGCCATACATCTCAAATAGGAAGCGCATTATTTTAAAACCCCGCAATCCGCTCTCTACAAATCCGTTCTGTCAAATCTTTCAGTAATGTAACCCGACCACCAAGGTATTCCAACTCCTCTTTTTCAATCTTGTAGTTCTTGTTGTAACGCGCATCTATGTACGCTTTTTTGAGAAGGGTAAATAGTCGCTCTTCTTCGGCTGTCGCTTTTGGAAAAACTGTCGCAAAGTTGGTGTTCAGTTTCTCGACCTGATTTCCCAGAACCTCAATGTCGTGGATTCTTGGCTTGTAGTCTGTAAAAACGAGAAGTATGGCGGCATAATATCTTTCGGTAGCTTGATGAAGTTCAAATACAGCATTATTGTAATAGACTGGCCGACCTTCTGCATTTTGACATAAAAATTCGAAGGTTACTAGAAACAGATTTGCAGATTCGAACCAATGTTCAAATTCCTCCGTCGATTTTTCTACCCGCTGCGCCGCATTAAGACTTTTAGGCTCAGATAAGGTGAATTTCCCGGAATCATAAAGCAAAATTCCTTCCTTCAAAATATCGACGAAAAAATAGTAATTCCGCTCAATCTTATCGTTCACAAAACCAATGCTGTGGTAAATGATACTGGTTCTCGTGATTTCTTCATTGGCCATCAATTCCTTGTCCAGCTCCCGCGATTTCTTCACTTGCTTGGCGGAATTTTTATCTTTGGTGACGATCAGAATGTCAAAATCGCTCACGTATTCATATTTCTCCTGATAATCCTCCACCCAATCACCCCGCGCGTAGCTGCCGAAAAGAATGATCATTTCCGCCGGGACTTTTTCGAGAATGATTTCAGTGATCGTTTTTAGCTCTTCCTGTTTGTTTTCGGGTAGATGGGAAAGCGAAGTCTTCATTCGAGTGTGGGTGGTAAAATTTTTGTAAGATACAAAAATTCGAAAAAGACCACCTTGGGGCATATTTTAATGCTCAATTTTCACACTGCTATCATGTCAAAAAAATTAGAATCTCTTCCTGTCTCCGATTTTGTCAAAGTACGGGGGGCCAAGGAGCATAACCTGAAAAATGTGGATCTGGAAATTCCCAGAGGTGCGCTGGTCGTTTTTACGGGCATCTCGGGTTCTGGCAAATCGTCACTGGCCTTCGGGACATTGTATGCCGAAGCCCAGCGTCGTTACCTGGAATCGGTTTCTCCGTATGCGAGGCGGCTTTTTAATCAAATGTCCATTCCGCAGGTCGATAGTATCGACGGTCTTCCGCCAGCTGTCGCTTTGCAGCAGCAGCGGGGAGCGACCAGCACACGCTCCTCGGTAGGCAGCGTCACCACGATTTCCAACCTGATCAGGATGCTCTATTCGAGGGCGGGAGATTATCCTGCGGGTCAGTCCATTGTATATGCGGAATCGTTTTCACCCAACACGCCGGAAGGCGCTTGTCCGGAATGCCATGGCCTGGGGGTTGTGTACGAGGTAACCGAGCGTTCAATGGTGCCCGATGACTCGCTCTCCATTCGGGAAAAAGCCATTGCAGCATGGCCAACCGCCTGGCAGGGGCAGAATTTGCGGGAAATATTGATGACGCTTGGGTACGACGTGGACATACCCTGGCGTGATCTGCCCAAGAAAGACAGGGACTGGATCCTGTTTACGGAAGAGCAGCCGGTTGTCCCCGTTTATTCCGGACTGAATGCGGAACAGGTTCAGCGCGCCTTGGCGCGAAAAATGGAGCCCAGCTATATGGGCACCTTTACCGGCGCCAAACGGTATGTGATGCAAACATTTGCCAATTCACCCAGCCAGGCGATGAAAAAGCGTGTGTCCAGATTCATGCTGAGCGCGCCATGTCCCGTATGTCATGGAAAACGCCTACGTCCTGAGCCATTATCGGTGAAATTTGCCGGGATGGATATTGCCGAATTTTATCAGCTGAATATCCAGCGTTTACATGAAATCATATCTTCATCCCTGAACCTAAAAAATGACCGCTTAAATAGGGAACATCCTGAAAAGGCATTGGTACTTCTACGCATTGGTCATGACCTATTATCCCGCCTGGATGTACTGATCGATCTGGGTCTTGGGTACCTGACCCTCGAAAGAAGCACCCCCACGCTCTCGCCGGGCGAATTGCAGCGCCTGCGGCTGGGGACGCAGATACATTCCAATCTTTTTGGTGTGGTATATGTACTCGATGAGCCGTCGGCAGGTCTTCATCCTGCCGATACGCAATCCTTACTCCGGGCGCTGGACCGGTTGAAAGCAGCCGGCAATTCGCTTTTTGTCGTCGAGCATGAAATCGAAATCATCCGCCACGCCGACTGGGTGGTCGATGTGGGGCCGGGCGCGGGTGAAAAGGGCGGAGAGATACTGTATAGCGGTCCATTGCAGGGACTGGAAAAAGTGCACAGATCCGTGACAAGGCGCTATTTGTTTGATGCAGATCGAAATCAAAAGCCTGCAAGAGAGGCGAAAGGATGGCTGCGGCTAAGGGACGTAAGCCGGAATAATTTGAAGCATGTGGATGCCGACTTCCCATTAGGCGTGTTGACGAGCGTCACCGGCATTTCAGGCTCGGGAAAGAGCAGCCTGGTAAGTCAGGCGCTTGCAGAGTTGGTTTTGGAAAAATTAGGCCAGCAAATTCCGGTGATTGAAGATCGGGAGGACATTTTACTTCAAGAAGAGGATATAAAAACAACTAGTGGATACATTTCCGAAGACGCAAATCAAATCCGCAGGCTGATACAGGTAGACCAGAAACCTATCGGCCGTACGCCCCGGTCAAACTTGGCTACCTACACAGGTCTTTTTGATAATGTTCGAAAATTATTTGCCAGTACTAAAATGGCAAAGAGCCGCAAATACGACGCTGGCCGGTTTTCTTTTAATGTGGCAAAAGGACGCTGCCAGAACTGTGAAGGCGAAGGCTTTGTGATGGTCGAACTTTTATTTCTTCCCAGTGTGTACACGCCCTGCCCGGTATGCCACGGAAGTCGCCACAATGAGAAGACGCTGGAAGTTACCTACCATGACAAAAACATTGCCGAGGTACTTGCGATGACTGTGGATGAGGCATTTGAGTTTTTTGCGTCCGAACCCCCAATCAGCCGGGCGCTGGATGTGGTCCGTCAGGTTGGTTTGGGATATTTGCGTCTGGGGCAACCGGCTACCGAGCTTTCGGGCGGCGAGGCACAGCGCATCAAGCTGGCCACCGAGCTGCAACGGGCCCAGCATGGCAATACATTATACATTCTGGACGAGCCGACAACAGGATTGCATCCATCCGATGTGGACAATTTACTGGTCCAGCTCAATAAGCTGGTCGATCAGGGCAATACCGTCATCGTCATTGAACACGACATGCACGTTGTCGCAAACAGCGATTGGGTGATCGACGTCGGGCCGGGTGCCGGGGATGAGGGCGGAAAAATCGTCGTTTGTGGTACCGCGGCAGC includes:
- a CDS encoding YgaP-like transmembrane domain, giving the protein MATIKIRTSEFIDRGVIKPLPTGSSYMNVGSTERIVSAAVGLALMYFGLRKFSIPGLLAGAAGAALLERGASGYCPVNNLAQRGPAKKPVESAEITKSLTINKPRTEVYQYWRKLENLPTFMQHLESVSQTDERRSHWVALIPGGVGKISWDAEIVEEVENEKLSWRSVLYAAVDNSGEVLFKDAPGDQGTEIYVIIKYLPPAGAIGTAVAKLFNPAFKQMVKEDLRRFKRLIETGEIPVSEAQPSGKKVKFGDTTHDKIEKTYESPLL
- a CDS encoding SDR family oxidoreductase → MIKFLEDYCASAGISAEEGMKQLMAQTGGIPMGRMAEPEEVAQLVHFLVSPSAAYLTGAIYAIDGGSLPVAS
- a CDS encoding HEPN domain-containing protein; protein product: MKTSLSHLPENKQEELKTITEIILEKVPAEMIILFGSYARGDWVEDYQEKYEYVSDFDILIVTKDKNSAKQVKKSRELDKELMANEEITRTSIIYHSIGFVNDKIERNYYFFVDILKEGILLYDSGKFTLSEPKSLNAAQRVEKSTEEFEHWFESANLFLVTFEFLCQNAEGRPVYYNNAVFELHQATERYYAAILLVFTDYKPRIHDIEVLGNQVEKLNTNFATVFPKATAEEERLFTLLKKAYIDARYNKNYKIEKEELEYLGGRVTLLKDLTERICRERIAGF
- a CDS encoding Hsp20/alpha crystallin family protein; the protein is MSLIKRNGLLPQTFPALFDDFFGRELFNWGNNNYSATSTTVPSVNIRETGDNFEVEMAAPGMTKNDFKVELDGNTLTISSQKEQRQESDQDGYSRREFSYQSFQRSFVLPKDVVDVEHIAAKYENGLLHLTIPKQEQAKQKAPRLIEIA
- a CDS encoding alpha-L-rhamnosidase-related protein produces the protein MEMTVERLAATRQSDGVQVPTAFPGTKTSVRIPANTKATILLDQGHLTNAYPTLEFSGGKEAGISIGYAEGLYIGSKEVLKNPRLPMLPKGNRNEVDGKLFIGRADSIRSNGTPGQQYIPLSWRTYRYIRLNIETKADPLVIDDIYGTFTGYPFEQKAKLETPNNEMGKMLDIEWRTARLCAFETYMDCPYYEQLQYIGDARIQALVSMYNAGDDRLVRNALTLMDHSRIAEGITLSRYPTDLHQQIPTFSLWWVAMLHDYYKYRPDSLFIKNKLPGARQALSFFERYQQADGSLKNVPYWIFTDWSQGKGWDFGMAPVGKNGESAVLDMQLLWTYQLAAELEGNLGLKDLAAHYRARAAQLKRTIQAKYWDAGKGLFANTPEKDNYSQHANTLAILSGVAAPDQAKPLANKMLADTTLAPASIYFKFYLHQALVKAGLGNDYMSWLGKWRENIDSGLTTWAETSDVSTSRSDCHAWGSSPNIEFFRTVLGIDSDAAGFSKVLITPHLGSTPEISGEMPHPNGTISVRYQVKQGAMQAEINLPSRTSGKFIWKGKTLLLKVGRNSFKL
- a CDS encoding Arm DNA-binding domain-containing protein gives rise to the protein MTSTSNIRLAAVCGKAPIYARITIDGKYTEISTGKKVNPASWDLDVKQVTGSGLEVKLANQKLVQLQTDVERIFNGLQTQFPEVTETSSWSGLKKNAGLSSTEERQRLAKWYRSCRS
- a CDS encoding VOC family protein, which encodes MGVVVSDMERSVDFYVNGIGMVKTGKFTIGGEFGKRGGLTGGDSVQVQILKLENSPQASDWKLMTFGRKAAHPKSKFIQDDTGVQYITIQVKSMKGIIDRLKERKVTFLGESPTPLNKDAHFLLVQDPDGTFVELIGPMD
- a CDS encoding tyrosine-type recombinase/integrase; translated protein: MVPILPIVDQLILKYQGHPYCISNRRLIPVNSNYRYNGYLKDIAQLCEIRDINGNIRRLDTHDARHFFANMMLNNGVPLEDVSKMLGHRSIRTTMHYCRVRKSRIIENVAKIRNRLFTPSGSLRQLT
- a CDS encoding zinc-dependent alcohol dehydrogenase, with product MKALCYNSVKDLRVENVPDPEIISPKDMIVRVTLSSVCGSDLHIINGFIPAVKAGDVLGHEFMGEVVETGRDVKKFVKGDRVVVASVIACGECHYCNQQTYSLCDNSNPNAYLPEKMFGDTLAGIYGYTHAFGGYAGSHAQYIRIPFADNGAFKVPEGLQDDSVIFCSDAFPTGYMAADMANIKPGSVVAVWGAGGVGQMAMQSAYLLGAERVIAIDREAYRLRVAIEKSKAETLNFTEVDVLEALKDLTGGRGPDCCIDAVGMESSGTGIGYAYDKAKQWARMENDRPLVLRDAIMACRKGGTVSIVGVYSGFADKIPMGAAMNKALTFRMGQMHGPKYIPRLLEHVQNGDVDPSFLVTHKMGLHQGQQGYDMFTQKEDNCMRVVFDPQKSLQPA